One Falsihalocynthiibacter arcticus DNA segment encodes these proteins:
- a CDS encoding NADP-dependent isocitrate dehydrogenase produces the protein MSDKKRPDILYTIVDEAPQLASVSLLPIIQSFASTVDVTVGTRDISLAGRILATVPEFLTEGQRQSDDLAVLGELVKTPEANVIKLPNVSASIPQLSAAISELQVQGFAVPDYPENPQTEAEKSLQARYDAIKGSAVNPVLREGNSDRRSARAVKNYAMKNPHSMGAWASTSKTHVASMPGNDFYANEKSATISAAQAGKAKIEFVDTAGKVSLLKGDLNLLEGTVVDATFMSATALRAFIRNEIVDAAAQGVLFSVHLKATMMKVSDPIIFGHFVYVYLEDVFTKHADVLAELGANPNNGIGDLLAKIDGLPADKKAEIAADIEASMAAKPPLYMVDSDKGITNLHVSSDVIIDASLPALIRAGGKSWGPDGKAADTKCVVPDNCYAGIYDETINYFKETGALDPTTSGSVSNVGLMAQKAEEYGSHPTTFEAPANGTIRYVLANGETLHSHEVAAGDIWRSSSANAAPIKDWVKLGISRQKATGSAAVFWLDENRAHDAQLIKAVKAILTEEGANDLGLQIMAPREATRYSLELIRQGKDVISITGNVLRDYLTDLFPILELGTSAKMLSIVKLMNGGGMFETGAGGSAPKHVQQLVSEGHLRWDSLGEFCALGESLTFLAESKGDPRVAVLGRAVDDATEKLLDTGKSPGRKVGQLDNRDSHYFFALYWAEALAAQTDDADLAAHFAPIAAELAAKQDVILAELSATQGQAADLGGYYHTDLEKTVAVMRPSATFNAIVG, from the coding sequence ATGTCAGATAAAAAACGCCCCGACATATTGTATACCATTGTAGACGAAGCTCCCCAACTCGCTAGCGTCTCACTCCTGCCCATCATTCAATCCTTTGCTTCGACAGTCGACGTCACCGTCGGTACCCGAGATATTTCCCTGGCGGGCAGAATTTTGGCGACGGTTCCAGAGTTTCTTACTGAGGGTCAACGCCAGTCTGACGACCTTGCCGTATTGGGTGAACTTGTAAAAACTCCCGAAGCCAATGTGATTAAACTGCCAAACGTTTCGGCATCTATTCCCCAACTGTCTGCTGCGATTTCCGAGTTGCAAGTGCAAGGCTTTGCCGTTCCAGACTACCCTGAGAACCCCCAAACTGAAGCGGAAAAATCCCTTCAGGCGCGCTATGACGCGATTAAAGGGAGTGCGGTTAATCCTGTTTTGCGGGAAGGCAACTCTGATCGTCGGTCCGCACGGGCTGTAAAAAACTATGCGATGAAAAATCCACATTCGATGGGTGCATGGGCTTCCACATCCAAAACCCACGTCGCTTCAATGCCCGGGAATGATTTCTACGCCAATGAAAAATCGGCAACGATTTCAGCGGCTCAAGCTGGCAAGGCGAAAATAGAATTTGTTGATACCGCAGGTAAAGTGTCCCTGCTGAAAGGTGATCTCAATCTTCTCGAAGGCACGGTCGTAGACGCGACTTTCATGAGCGCAACTGCATTGCGTGCCTTTATCCGCAATGAAATAGTCGACGCGGCGGCGCAAGGCGTCCTGTTCTCCGTTCATCTCAAAGCAACGATGATGAAGGTTTCGGATCCTATCATTTTCGGTCATTTTGTTTACGTTTACCTTGAAGATGTATTCACCAAGCACGCTGATGTTTTGGCAGAATTGGGTGCAAATCCGAATAATGGAATCGGTGATCTATTGGCAAAAATCGACGGCCTCCCCGCCGACAAAAAGGCCGAGATTGCTGCTGATATTGAGGCGAGTATGGCTGCGAAACCACCGCTTTACATGGTGGATTCCGATAAAGGCATCACCAACCTTCACGTTTCCTCTGACGTGATCATCGACGCATCGCTTCCGGCACTCATCCGTGCGGGAGGCAAAAGCTGGGGTCCTGATGGCAAGGCCGCAGACACTAAATGCGTGGTTCCCGACAATTGCTATGCGGGTATTTATGACGAAACGATCAACTATTTCAAAGAGACGGGTGCCTTAGACCCGACCACATCGGGTAGCGTTTCCAACGTCGGTCTCATGGCCCAGAAAGCCGAGGAATACGGCTCGCATCCAACAACATTCGAAGCGCCCGCGAATGGTACAATTCGCTACGTTTTGGCCAACGGAGAAACCTTGCATTCCCATGAAGTAGCGGCCGGCGATATTTGGCGTTCATCTTCTGCGAATGCCGCTCCGATCAAAGACTGGGTAAAACTGGGCATCAGCCGTCAGAAAGCAACGGGTTCTGCCGCGGTGTTTTGGCTAGATGAAAACCGCGCTCATGATGCACAATTGATCAAAGCGGTCAAAGCAATCCTGACCGAAGAGGGCGCCAATGATTTGGGTCTTCAGATCATGGCCCCCCGCGAGGCTACGCGTTATAGCCTTGAACTTATTCGTCAGGGTAAGGACGTGATTTCGATCACGGGGAACGTCTTGCGCGACTATCTCACCGACCTTTTCCCGATCCTTGAATTGGGAACGTCAGCAAAAATGCTCTCGATCGTTAAGTTGATGAACGGTGGCGGTATGTTCGAAACGGGTGCTGGTGGTTCTGCCCCTAAACACGTTCAGCAACTGGTGTCTGAAGGGCACTTGCGTTGGGATTCCCTTGGTGAGTTCTGCGCACTTGGTGAATCTTTAACGTTCCTTGCCGAGAGTAAGGGCGATCCTAGAGTTGCTGTTTTGGGCCGCGCCGTAGATGACGCAACTGAAAAACTTTTGGACACGGGGAAATCTCCTGGCCGTAAAGTGGGTCAACTTGACAACCGCGATAGCCATTACTTCTTTGCGCTGTATTGGGCAGAAGCTTTGGCTGCTCAAACCGACGATGCCGACCTTGCTGCGCATTTCGCGCCAATCGCGGCGGAATTGGCAGCGAAACAGGATGTTATTCTGGCTGAGCTGTCCGCAACACAGGGTCAAGCTGCTGATCTAGGCGGCTACTATCACACGGATCTTGAGAAAACCGTCGCCGTAATGCGCCCAAGCGCGACATTTAACGCGATTGTTGGATAA
- a CDS encoding EscU/YscU/HrcU family type III secretion system export apparatus switch protein, with the protein MSDDDDDDKQHEPTQKKLDDARKKGEVPKSTDLMTAAGYGGFLVAAYAVGSSSMKDMGQLLASIIGQSDRIAPTLFEGNGLPVTGSIMMSTLKIMSPWFALPSLLVIVMIVAQKSFVVAPDKLAPKLSRISPISNAKNKFGRAGIFEFFKSFVKLGIYGVVLGVFLYQNVLTIVATVHMTPAMATTVLLELVMKFFFIVLIIATTLGVLDFLFQYQEHMRKNRMSHKDMKDEHKNSEGDPHVKQKRRQKGYEIAMSQMMSDVGKADVIIVNPTHYAVALKWDRANGGAPICVAKGVDEVAATIRELASEHGVPIHSDPPTARAIFAVVEIGHEIHATHYQAVAAAIRFAEKIRKKARGYGVKPFG; encoded by the coding sequence ATGAGTGACGACGATGACGACGACAAGCAACACGAACCGACGCAAAAGAAATTGGATGATGCGCGCAAAAAGGGTGAGGTACCAAAATCGACCGACCTCATGACTGCCGCAGGCTATGGTGGATTTCTCGTCGCCGCCTATGCGGTTGGAAGCAGCAGCATGAAGGACATGGGGCAATTGTTGGCGAGTATTATCGGCCAATCGGATAGAATTGCCCCCACGCTTTTTGAAGGCAACGGCCTTCCCGTGACCGGAAGCATTATGATGTCGACCCTTAAAATTATGTCGCCGTGGTTCGCACTCCCGAGCTTGCTTGTAATTGTAATGATTGTAGCCCAGAAAAGTTTTGTCGTGGCCCCCGACAAACTTGCACCGAAATTGTCGCGAATTTCGCCCATCTCAAACGCCAAAAATAAGTTCGGGCGCGCGGGAATTTTTGAGTTCTTTAAAAGCTTCGTAAAACTTGGAATATATGGCGTCGTTCTGGGTGTGTTTCTATATCAAAATGTTCTCACCATTGTTGCCACGGTCCATATGACACCCGCAATGGCCACAACAGTATTACTGGAACTGGTGATGAAGTTCTTCTTCATCGTCCTCATTATTGCAACCACCCTTGGTGTTTTGGATTTTCTGTTTCAGTATCAGGAGCACATGCGCAAAAACCGAATGTCGCACAAGGATATGAAAGACGAACACAAAAACAGCGAAGGCGACCCGCACGTGAAGCAGAAACGTCGCCAAAAGGGCTACGAAATTGCCATGAGTCAAATGATGTCGGACGTTGGGAAGGCTGATGTCATCATTGTTAACCCGACCCATTATGCGGTTGCCTTAAAGTGGGATCGTGCCAATGGCGGCGCCCCAATTTGTGTTGCAAAAGGGGTTGATGAAGTTGCCGCAACCATAAGGGAACTAGCGAGCGAGCATGGCGTCCCCATTCACAGCGATCCTCCCACGGCACGTGCCATTTTTGCAGTTGTGGAAATTGGCCATGAAATTCATGCAACACATTATCAAGCCGTCGCCGCGGCAATCCGCTTCGCCGAAAAAATACGCAAGAAGGCACGCGGTTACGGGGTGAAACCGTTTGGATAA
- a CDS encoding flagellar biosynthetic protein FliR has translation MELISGWGKDELTSFFFVFLRVGAALSLLPAFGEQSIPQRVRLGLAIAFTAVVYPAVSVEIRAYTMAEGQAWGGYASEILVGLILGLGLRLFVFSLQMAGSIAAQATSLSQILGSAQAEPTAAIGQLLLMAGLALAVMNGLHIRIAEAFILSYNVFGPGDVPQASDVSQWGVARIASAFSLAFSLAAPFVIASLVYNVALGVINRAMPQLMVAMVGAPAITLGGMALLLIVAPVLLAVWWDELSVFLQAPFGVMR, from the coding sequence ATGGAACTCATCAGTGGCTGGGGAAAAGACGAACTCACGTCCTTCTTTTTCGTTTTTCTGCGAGTAGGAGCAGCCCTTTCCCTTCTTCCAGCGTTCGGTGAACAATCCATTCCACAGCGTGTTCGCCTAGGCCTGGCCATTGCTTTTACAGCCGTTGTCTATCCCGCGGTTTCAGTGGAAATTCGTGCCTATACTATGGCTGAAGGCCAAGCTTGGGGAGGATATGCGAGTGAGATTCTCGTCGGTTTGATACTGGGTTTGGGGCTAAGATTGTTTGTTTTTTCTTTGCAAATGGCGGGATCAATTGCAGCGCAGGCAACTTCGCTGTCGCAAATATTGGGATCTGCACAGGCTGAGCCAACGGCCGCAATCGGACAATTGCTACTTATGGCGGGCCTCGCGCTGGCCGTGATGAATGGGCTCCACATCAGAATTGCCGAGGCTTTCATCCTTTCCTATAACGTCTTCGGGCCTGGGGACGTTCCCCAAGCAAGCGATGTTTCACAATGGGGCGTCGCCCGAATCGCAAGCGCCTTTTCCCTCGCGTTTTCCCTCGCCGCGCCGTTTGTCATTGCTTCTCTTGTTTATAATGTCGCGCTCGGGGTTATCAACCGCGCCATGCCTCAGTTGATGGTTGCAATGGTGGGCGCACCCGCGATCACCCTTGGAGGCATGGCCCTTCTTTTGATTGTTGCTCCGGTTCTATTGGCGGTTTGGTGGGACGAACTGTCGGTATTTCTTCAAGCACCATTTGGTGTGATGAGATGA
- the flhA gene encoding flagellar biosynthesis protein FlhA encodes METKLSVSNLFSPTVLLALVLMAIIVMMILPVPAWVLDIGLATSFALAILMFTVTLFIERPLDFSAFPTVLLASLMLRLSLNVSSTKLIIGQGHTGPGAAGDVIQGFASFVMGGSVFLGLVVFGVLLIVNFVVITKGAGRMAEVGARFALDAMPGKQLAIDADMSAGAIDHNEAKERREKDQAEMTFFGSLDGASKFVKGDAIAGLLITLLNLVMGLIIGVAIHDMPIGRAFETYAILTIGDGLVSQIPAVIISIASALLLARGGTTGSTDLAMVAQLGRHPAALGTVAVLMALFALVPGLPFLPFIAGALTLGYCSWLVHKRLAKEKKTETAVTENALPKTEKKPIGDTLDLDDIHVEFSPDLINMILDPATGLDARIENMRTHVATEYGLILPEIRLTDEASLPAGSYIIRVQGVEQARDVLHPEKVLALMLDGGDSLPSGQDVSEPVYGAPARWIAQEDQDEAALSGSTIVNSSEVLATHLLEVIKRNFPRLLTLKALRKILAALTNLSDENRAAANRQMLDELVPEKVPVDLLLNVMRLLLEEQVSVRNLPLILEATAEARPIYPSAEGICEHVRQRLGFQLVADIKRADGTIPLIQLAPEWEASFNLYQMVGDRGQVDVALPPLEFNKLADGVADRIARAAEAGTYPAIVTSRLRRRFIRTVLSAKGISNPVLSFEEIGTDARPALVGFVPL; translated from the coding sequence ATGGAAACAAAGCTGTCAGTTTCGAACCTATTTAGCCCCACTGTATTACTCGCATTGGTGCTGATGGCTATCATCGTCATGATGATTTTACCGGTGCCAGCATGGGTTCTGGACATAGGCCTTGCGACGTCCTTTGCACTAGCTATTCTCATGTTCACGGTCACGCTATTTATTGAACGCCCGTTAGATTTCTCGGCATTCCCCACTGTATTGCTCGCGTCGCTGATGTTGCGATTGTCACTCAATGTTTCGTCAACCAAACTGATCATTGGACAGGGGCATACGGGACCAGGTGCCGCAGGCGATGTCATTCAGGGCTTCGCTAGTTTCGTTATGGGTGGAAGTGTCTTTTTAGGCCTCGTCGTCTTTGGCGTACTTCTCATTGTAAATTTTGTCGTGATCACCAAGGGTGCTGGGAGGATGGCGGAAGTTGGAGCGCGTTTTGCCCTTGATGCGATGCCTGGAAAACAGCTCGCAATTGATGCCGATATGTCCGCCGGAGCCATCGACCACAATGAAGCAAAGGAGCGACGCGAAAAAGATCAGGCTGAAATGACGTTCTTCGGGTCACTGGATGGTGCCTCAAAGTTTGTAAAAGGCGACGCAATCGCTGGGCTTCTTATTACCCTCCTAAATTTGGTTATGGGTTTGATTATTGGCGTAGCAATCCACGACATGCCAATTGGTCGGGCCTTTGAAACATATGCCATCTTAACAATTGGGGACGGCCTCGTTTCTCAAATTCCTGCGGTGATTATATCGATCGCATCCGCGTTGCTTTTGGCGCGTGGTGGCACAACGGGTTCGACGGATTTGGCAATGGTCGCGCAACTCGGAAGGCACCCTGCTGCCTTGGGAACCGTGGCCGTATTGATGGCGCTTTTCGCGCTCGTTCCAGGACTTCCGTTTTTACCGTTTATCGCCGGCGCTCTTACTTTGGGATACTGCTCATGGCTAGTTCATAAACGGTTGGCCAAAGAGAAGAAAACCGAGACGGCAGTAACCGAAAATGCGCTTCCCAAAACGGAAAAGAAACCCATCGGAGACACTTTGGATCTGGACGACATCCACGTCGAATTTTCGCCCGATCTCATTAACATGATATTGGATCCGGCGACAGGTTTGGATGCCAGAATTGAGAATATGCGAACGCATGTGGCCACCGAATACGGGCTGATTCTGCCCGAAATTCGTTTGACAGACGAGGCTTCATTGCCAGCTGGCTCGTATATCATTCGCGTCCAGGGAGTCGAGCAGGCAAGAGACGTGCTGCACCCTGAAAAAGTTTTGGCGCTGATGCTTGATGGTGGGGATTCTCTTCCTTCAGGGCAGGATGTTAGCGAGCCTGTTTACGGGGCTCCCGCGCGATGGATCGCTCAAGAGGACCAAGACGAGGCGGCTCTATCTGGGTCCACAATTGTGAACTCAAGCGAGGTTCTTGCAACGCACTTGCTTGAAGTCATTAAGCGAAACTTCCCGCGACTCTTAACGTTGAAGGCTTTGCGCAAAATTCTAGCGGCTTTGACAAACCTGTCCGACGAAAACCGGGCTGCCGCCAATCGGCAAATGTTGGACGAGCTTGTTCCTGAGAAGGTTCCAGTAGATCTTCTTTTGAATGTCATGCGGCTCCTCTTGGAGGAGCAAGTTTCCGTGCGCAATTTGCCGCTCATTCTTGAGGCGACTGCCGAGGCAAGGCCAATCTATCCGAGCGCCGAGGGAATTTGCGAACATGTTCGACAGCGATTAGGCTTCCAACTGGTCGCTGATATCAAGCGAGCCGATGGCACAATCCCATTGATTCAATTGGCGCCTGAGTGGGAGGCGTCTTTCAATCTGTATCAAATGGTTGGGGATCGCGGTCAGGTGGATGTGGCGCTCCCCCCGCTTGAGTTCAATAAATTGGCGGACGGCGTCGCTGATCGCATTGCGCGGGCTGCGGAGGCAGGAACCTATCCCGCAATCGTAACGTCTCGGCTCAGGAGACGCTTTATCCGCACTGTGCTGTCGGCCAAGGGAATAAGCAATCCTGTCCTGTCGTTCGAAGAAATTGGGACGGATGCGCGCCCTGCCCTCGTAGGTTTCGTGCCTTTATGA
- a CDS encoding flagellin: protein MSSILTNTGAMVALQTLKGVNASMATTQNEISTGKSVSSAKDNSAVWAISKVMEADVSGFKAISDSLSLGESTVAVARQASETVTDLLTDIKGKIVAAQEENVDRTKIQTDISALRDQITAVVGAAQFNGLNLVQGTEDVNVLSSLDRSSDGSVTATNIKVSRQDQTTTAGTFGSGTSIAANAVVADSATAVASAANTAVVTYADTWAAADTAQLTVAGVDLSFTATGTDVTDVASYFAGAINGLGLEGVTASNTAGVLTISSTRAFEGMNVKSTATTAGDGSSDITAVNGAGPTGTNTASDSTIAQRSEKIDLSTVAAVADGDGYKVTVGSSSYNYIAGKDESMEDVAKGLKTAIDGGSIAGVTTKVVQDATTKAWSLQVDNDGTGSASLAFSTAGNAGGKASGGLFGLDKIDVRTNAGANAALDSIENLIQSSIDAGANFGSTQSRIENQSDFIGKLTDSLKSGIGTLVDADMEEVSARLTALQTQQQLAVQSLSIANQAPQSILSLFR, encoded by the coding sequence ATGTCCAGCATTCTGACAAACACAGGCGCGATGGTCGCGCTTCAAACTCTAAAAGGTGTAAATGCCAGCATGGCGACTACGCAAAACGAAATTTCCACTGGTAAATCCGTGTCTTCGGCCAAGGATAATTCTGCAGTTTGGGCAATTTCAAAAGTGATGGAGGCAGATGTGAGTGGGTTTAAGGCGATTTCCGACAGTCTATCGCTAGGTGAATCGACTGTGGCAGTTGCGAGACAAGCGTCTGAGACCGTGACGGACCTCCTAACAGACATCAAAGGTAAAATTGTTGCCGCTCAAGAAGAGAATGTAGACCGAACAAAAATTCAAACGGATATCTCGGCTCTTCGTGATCAGATTACGGCAGTTGTTGGGGCGGCTCAGTTCAATGGTTTGAATTTGGTTCAAGGTACTGAGGACGTCAACGTTTTGTCTTCACTTGATCGATCGAGCGATGGTTCAGTAACAGCCACAAATATTAAAGTTTCACGTCAAGATCAAACTACGACTGCGGGTACATTTGGATCGGGTACTTCAATTGCCGCCAATGCCGTTGTTGCAGATAGCGCTACTGCAGTAGCTTCAGCAGCAAACACTGCAGTTGTCACCTATGCGGATACATGGGCAGCTGCTGACACAGCGCAATTAACTGTTGCGGGGGTTGATCTTAGCTTTACGGCAACAGGAACAGATGTCACAGACGTTGCGTCGTATTTTGCCGGTGCAATTAATGGCCTAGGTCTGGAGGGCGTTACGGCTTCAAACACCGCGGGTGTGCTAACGATTAGCTCAACGCGGGCGTTTGAAGGTATGAATGTTAAGTCGACAGCAACTACGGCAGGAGACGGCTCTTCAGACATTACTGCTGTAAACGGGGCTGGCCCGACCGGCACCAACACAGCCTCAGACAGTACGATTGCTCAACGCTCAGAGAAAATTGACTTATCGACTGTGGCCGCTGTCGCAGATGGCGATGGATACAAAGTAACTGTAGGTTCCAGTTCTTACAACTATATCGCCGGAAAAGACGAGTCGATGGAAGACGTAGCCAAAGGGCTTAAAACCGCGATTGATGGCGGCAGTATTGCTGGCGTAACGACCAAAGTTGTCCAGGATGCAACGACCAAGGCTTGGAGTCTTCAAGTTGACAATGACGGAACTGGATCGGCGTCTCTTGCGTTTTCGACCGCTGGCAATGCTGGTGGCAAGGCCTCGGGTGGCCTCTTCGGCTTGGACAAAATTGATGTTCGTACTAATGCAGGCGCTAATGCAGCGTTAGATAGCATTGAAAACTTGATCCAATCCTCGATCGACGCTGGAGCTAATTTTGGTTCTACTCAGTCACGAATTGAAAACCAAAGCGACTTCATCGGAAAGCTGACCGATTCTCTGAAATCGGGTATTGGCACGCTAGTGGATGCGGATATGGAAGAAGTGTCCGCACGCCTGACGGCACTTCAAACACAGCAACAATTGGCTGTGCAGTCTCTGTCCATCGCAAACCAGGCACCTCAATCGATCCTCTCACTCTTCCGCTAA
- the flaF gene encoding flagellar biosynthesis regulator FlaF produces MNALHQAKTAYGSTQKTTRTSRGIEYEAFARITHALKVAEAKGKQGFRELAMALHQNRQLWTILASDVSEESNALPEELRARIFYLAEFTNFHTRRILKDEASAEVLVDVNSSIMRGLRAGAVAK; encoded by the coding sequence GTGAACGCATTACATCAGGCCAAAACGGCTTACGGCTCAACCCAAAAGACAACTCGCACCTCACGTGGAATTGAATACGAGGCGTTTGCTCGCATAACCCACGCCTTAAAGGTTGCAGAAGCCAAAGGTAAACAGGGTTTTAGGGAACTCGCCATGGCTTTGCATCAAAATCGCCAGCTTTGGACAATTCTCGCCTCAGACGTTTCTGAAGAAAGTAATGCACTACCTGAAGAGTTGCGCGCCCGAATTTTCTATTTAGCAGAGTTCACGAATTTCCACACTCGCCGAATTCTTAAAGACGAAGCGTCCGCAGAAGTCTTGGTCGACGTCAACTCCTCAATAATGCGTGGGTTAAGAGCAGGGGCGGTGGCGAAATGA
- the flbT gene encoding flagellar biosynthesis repressor FlbT, whose translation MSGLVLKLGPKERVLINGAVIENGDRRSRLSIVTPNANILRLRDAIHPEEVNTPVRRVCYIAQLVLSGDADKSEAKIQMLRGIEQLSQVLVDLDSRDQLTAATDAVLEEQYYQALKLLRTLLPREERLMAAARLL comes from the coding sequence ATGAGTGGTCTGGTATTGAAATTGGGTCCAAAAGAGCGTGTTCTAATTAATGGGGCGGTAATCGAAAACGGAGATCGGCGCTCGCGCCTTTCAATTGTTACACCAAACGCTAATATTTTACGCCTACGAGACGCAATACATCCAGAGGAAGTAAATACACCTGTCCGCCGTGTGTGCTATATTGCACAACTGGTGTTGTCCGGTGATGCGGACAAAAGCGAAGCCAAAATCCAAATGCTACGGGGGATCGAGCAGTTGAGCCAAGTCCTTGTGGATTTAGATAGTCGAGATCAACTAACAGCAGCAACTGATGCAGTGTTAGAAGAGCAATACTACCAAGCATTAAAGCTACTTCGCACACTTCTCCCACGCGAAGAGCGGTTGATGGCCGCCGCAAGACTATTATGA
- a CDS encoding DUF1217 domain-containing protein — MTFQALIPLSGYAGWTFLTRTRESQQEVHDNSPLISREVEYFKENISKISTAKELVNDRTLLKVALGAFGLDADLPNKAFVEKVLVEGSLLEDAFAHRLSDKRYLEMTVAFGFDLGTPRSKLSDFGDKIVKAYKGRQFEVAVGQANEGMRLALTVQRDLTDIANGDMTSNSKWFTVMGNPPLRSVFDTVFNLPSSFGALDLDRQLEVFQDRAERLFGSSDLTQFSDPEKQEELIQQFLVRSQLNSINIGVQSGRAALSLLQNSRSYFSNSQQFF; from the coding sequence ATGACCTTCCAAGCTCTTATTCCTCTCTCGGGATATGCTGGATGGACATTCTTGACTCGCACAAGAGAATCTCAACAAGAAGTGCATGATAATTCCCCACTGATTTCAAGAGAAGTAGAATACTTCAAGGAAAATATTTCGAAAATTTCCACGGCCAAAGAATTGGTCAATGACCGGACTCTTTTGAAGGTTGCCCTCGGAGCGTTCGGGCTCGATGCTGATTTGCCAAATAAAGCATTTGTTGAGAAAGTGCTGGTGGAAGGTTCACTGTTGGAAGACGCTTTTGCGCATCGCCTTAGCGACAAGCGCTATTTAGAAATGACGGTAGCCTTTGGTTTTGATCTTGGAACTCCAAGGTCAAAACTATCCGACTTTGGAGACAAAATTGTCAAGGCGTATAAGGGACGCCAGTTTGAAGTGGCCGTTGGGCAGGCAAATGAGGGCATGCGTTTAGCTTTAACGGTTCAAAGAGATTTGACCGACATAGCCAATGGTGACATGACCTCAAATAGCAAATGGTTTACCGTAATGGGAAACCCGCCTTTGCGAAGCGTTTTTGACACTGTGTTCAACTTACCGTCTTCGTTTGGTGCTTTGGATCTTGATAGGCAGCTTGAAGTTTTTCAAGATAGAGCAGAAAGATTATTTGGTTCAAGTGACCTAACACAATTTTCCGACCCAGAGAAACAAGAAGAGTTAATTCAACAGTTTCTAGTCCGCTCTCAACTTAATAGCATTAATATCGGTGTTCAGTCTGGGCGGGCAGCACTGTCCTTGCTTCAAAATTCGCGCTCATATTTCTCCAATTCCCAACAATTCTTCTAG
- a CDS encoding rod-binding protein, translating into MDAAKKLEASFLAEMLKSAGFGKSRENLGGGAGEDQFGSFLVQAQAEAMVEKGGIGLAQSLFEALKESENE; encoded by the coding sequence ATGGATGCCGCAAAAAAACTTGAAGCCAGTTTCCTTGCGGAAATGTTGAAATCTGCTGGGTTTGGAAAATCGCGTGAGAATTTGGGAGGGGGAGCAGGGGAAGATCAATTCGGTTCTTTTTTAGTTCAAGCTCAAGCTGAAGCAATGGTTGAGAAAGGCGGCATTGGCCTTGCTCAATCGCTTTTTGAAGCCTTGAAGGAGTCCGAGAATGAATAG
- a CDS encoding flagellar hook-length control protein FliK, whose translation MKHDVITLAKAIPQSAELTPLLNGQQLTTQKLNSASPQSMQGNSTNVINVVPLTSESVSSNELAVKTASTPGATILAQTTSTTSPPQVPNALIDTPYNMAAPLVEDFASDLSFTPDTMSLEPSRVPLAQSQYQALATAPQLHPDLARSVAQQLASASVGEANRPLELALSPEELGRVKLTFSPTEGGMVVSVLAERPETLDLMRRNINSLAQEFLGMGYDQISFNFNQSGSEQQQNGQSSPDQPHVPPSEFQSIGTPETGPIAIDLTQSDRVDIRI comes from the coding sequence GTGAAACACGACGTGATAACCCTTGCAAAAGCGATCCCACAGAGCGCCGAACTCACGCCCTTACTAAATGGGCAACAACTGACAACGCAAAAGCTCAACTCAGCATCTCCTCAATCTATGCAGGGCAATTCTACTAACGTCATAAATGTAGTTCCTTTAACTTCGGAATCTGTTTCTTCAAATGAGCTCGCTGTGAAAACGGCTTCAACTCCAGGCGCCACTATACTTGCGCAAACCACGTCGACCACATCTCCGCCACAAGTTCCTAATGCCCTGATCGACACACCTTATAATATGGCCGCGCCTTTGGTCGAAGATTTTGCAAGTGACTTGAGTTTTACTCCGGACACGATGAGTTTAGAACCCAGCCGCGTTCCACTCGCACAATCCCAATACCAAGCTCTCGCGACCGCCCCACAATTACATCCCGATTTGGCGCGTTCAGTTGCACAACAACTGGCTTCCGCTTCAGTAGGCGAGGCCAATAGGCCGCTGGAACTAGCACTTTCTCCGGAGGAACTTGGACGTGTAAAGCTTACTTTTTCCCCCACTGAGGGTGGGATGGTCGTTTCGGTATTGGCCGAGCGACCGGAAACGCTCGATTTAATGCGCAGAAACATTAACTCCCTTGCGCAGGAATTTCTTGGAATGGGGTACGATCAAATTTCGTTCAATTTTAATCAATCTGGTTCCGAACAGCAGCAAAACGGCCAGTCTTCTCCGGATCAACCACATGTACCCCCATCAGAGTTCCAGTCTATTGGGACACCGGAAACGGGTCCGATTGCAATAGATCTGACGCAATCTGATCGTGTCGACATTCGTATATAA